A stretch of the Leishmania donovani BPK282A1 complete genome, chromosome 21 genome encodes the following:
- a CDS encoding dual specificity protein phosphatase, putative, with amino-acid sequence MDDLVAVRIKDGIFAGNAGAAADKTLLIMNKITHIINCAGAEVADFFLGEPGFSYLSFPWKDAAGSVCTTILFDAADDNIHRAVQFIDEALAAGECVLVHSVYGNSRSPALIAAYMIMKYGWKLESALLYLKMAHPDSDIKPHFQRQLRQFAKRHDVDHDIFAQDVDDSQFGLDNDQWMLRNTLLNGLLYKDQMANDLYRQCAEKVDVGNPVNGKATKAHITFVDTKKGTDADSRTTCPVVNCAASFPADPASAEPGSFLGLRGHSCLRAGRRLPSILSRSTSPCSRRLESDPRTCPKGRQSLPVVHSGTTETSTGVLAKAVERASALRASAPAPSTHSSFSHLEDKSAKGRDREGGPAPPQLQRSSAESIRSIDYARLAPPTQLRSPFATLGSSHKYRNGSPLPTPKDKKVTTKESHTRIQSLPASRPGSTTLVSSVSMPTSAWVGSSFGLSNPTSVRSTPRTSSPLASNRLTRDVVGRPSAASYRGIAPYRSTVVPRTATEPSYRAPRSSNPSPSRRGVDHATGSRSGSRRRTMSPVYLTAKRSPSGGRTQSGTEDKPHSRTRSPKGQKHQDPNSGSLNNSFASNDSNGTSGGANGANSKHTSTVRRQPPPVISSRRQA; translated from the coding sequence ATGGACGATTTAGTTGCGGTGCGCATCAAGGACGGCATCTTTGCCGGCAacgccggtgctgcggcagacAAGACGCTTTTGATCATGAACAAGATCACTCACATTATTAATTGTGCCGGTGCCGAGGTCGCCGATTTTTTCCTTGGTGAGCCAGGCTTTAGCTacctctccttcccctgGAAGGATGCTGCCGGCTCGGTGTGCACCACCATTCTTTTCGATGCTGCCGACGACAATATTCACCGCGCGGTGCAGTTCATCGATGAGGCTCTTGCAGCAGGCGAGTGCGTTCTGGTGCACAGCGTGTACGGCAACTCGCGCAGCCCTGCCCTTATCGCAGCATACATGATTATGAAGTATGGGTGGAAGCTAGAGAGCGCACTCCTGTACTTAAAAATGGCGCACCCTGATTCCGACATTAAGCCCCACttccagcggcagctgcgccagttTGCGAAGCGCCACGACGTGGATCATGATATCTTTGCTCAGGACGTAGACGACAGCCAATTCGGCCTCGACAACGACCAGTGGATGCTGCGCAACACCCTCCTCAACGGATTGCTGTACAAGGATCAGATGGCGAATGACCTTTATCGGCAGTGCGCCGAGAAGGTTGACGTGGGCAATCCCGTGAATGGCAAGGCAACAAAGGCACATATTACATTCGTGGACACCAAGAAGGGCACGGATGCGGACTCTCGGACGACTTGCCCTGTTGTCAACTGCGCGGCATCGTTCCCCGCAGATCCGGCCTCGGCGGAGCCCGGTAGCTTCCTGGGCTTGCGCGGCCACTCGTGTTTgcgcgctggccgccgcTTACCCAGTATTCTGAGCCGGAGCACGTCTCCTTGCTCTCGTCGGTTGGAGTCTGATCCGCGCACGTGCCCCAAGGGGCGTCAGTCTCTCCCGGTAGTTCACAGCGGGACGACAGAGACGAGTACAGGGGTGTTGGCCAAAGCTGTGGAGCGGGCCTCAGCACTGCGAGCATCGGCGCCAGCCCCCAGCACGCACAGCTCATTCTCTCATCTTGAGGACAAGTCCGCTAAAGGTAGGGACAGAGAAGGGGGccccgcaccgccgcagctgcagcgatcGTCTGCTGAGTCGATCCGGTCCATCGACTACGCGCgactggcgccgccgacgcagctgcgTTCGCCGTTTGCTACGCTCGGGTCTAGTCACAAGTACCGCAACGGGTCcccgctgccgacgccgaaGGATAAGAAAGTCACCACCAAGGAAAGCCACACACGGATACAGTCGTTGCCTGCCAGCCGCCCTGGCAGCACCACCTTGGTGAGTTCCGTCTCCATGCCGACGTCTGCGTGGGTCGGCAGCTCTTTCGGGCTCAGCAATCCTACGTCTGTACGAAGTACCCCTCGCACAAGTAGCCCCTTGGCTAGCAATAGACTAACTCGTGATGTGGTGGGGCGACCGTCGGCCGCAAGCTATCGCGGGATCGCGCCGTATCGCTCCACCGTTGTCCCTCGCACCGCCACGGAGCCCAGCTACCGTGCCCCACGGTCTTCGAATCCGTCACCATCGCGCCGGGGTGTCGACCACGCGACAGGCTCGCGAAGTggcagccggcgccgcaccatGTCGCCTGTCTACCTGACAGCGAAGCGGTCGCCGAGCGGTGGGAGAACCCAATCAGGCACAGAGGACAAGCCGCATTCCCGCACTCGCTCTCCTAAGGGGCAGAAGCACCAGGATCCCAACTCTGGCTCGCTGAACAACTCCTTTGCGAGCAACGACAGCAACGGCACGAGTGGTGGTGCGAACGGGGCGAACTCCAAACACACGTcgacggtgcggcgccagccgccgccggtgattTCATCGAGGAGGCAGGCTTAA